One Streptomyces sp. NBC_00223 genomic window carries:
- a CDS encoding trypsin-like peptidase domain-containing protein, with product MATRGGERDDVLIRVCDLAGRPRGTGFLAHADGTMITSHEAVDGLARLVLHAPGGQVCLVETGAITALPETGLALVATEGLALPPLPIAPGGPAHPERRTRLRLPHRTEGVVVGTTAATYTATDRFHLLDDVYELALDGADLNRVAPQASGAPLIDAATGAVLAVVVTAVQTGHRAGGFAVPLRARCAPAPLAELLSRNAATVPAYGPHLNLAGALQLTGASVAAARPGAWREPVDRPEVAAALGEFLAMRGESAPLALGLVGEPGTGRSTVLAQLAAERARGPHPAPTVWLRGAELRPGDGGVRDAVERALRSAARVVGAAPGYGGAAADPLGSGPADPTDAVAALARAAGRPLLVLLDAPEEMPPVLAHALADWSAGTARWLRADRARLIVACRPEFWEQAGALLPRELLHGAPAAGPPPGAPVRPLPPCVRLGDLGAGQAERARARYGLPEGALAEADAAHPLALRLLSEVRAAQPGDEPGVPPDGEDGPGAPPTRAALFSAHLDLMCLRIAVRLAAGSEPPLRGAAVRRLAARVAGQAHEAARRCLGPGQGELDRETFEELFPWRTGWASAVLTEGLLVPAGAGYRFAHEEQGDWLQALHLDLETALGALVHRWFAPPAPCPEAPVRLPSRPGARAVAWAGRPPPVPPAPPVAPPASPRSLPVPRHRAGPVLQALLLAPPPVLATHLHALVGALDRAAPAPTRWVPRPALESTQPSGAEGADTVPARRVRPQPPHGLVRVEPPGFAARRREAGWWAAHLVREALLRVPDAGPYREVLRALAGRIVVRAVAAGGFAAERLEGLGEFGPWFWRQVPLPVGERLELLRMLLPADGPPGPGERFLAVAAELLREQPAAALPVVCGWFGDDRPLRARLPGPDAPRLTVASAAQALLHTHRGLAVDDLTEALVTAGHPAADELLAALAEDEPSAVCRAVDRWAHDPRPERHVAAAAYGRRTAPFVRSAADRELLRYAALALLARPEDRALHGAALGLLVRDPATRDRHLPTALRHFASGDRQLPPSAVASALVTHPEPVLAAFQARLRAVRESADGGAETAEIMRELAAVTGHGPARRVTDLVQDYLRHRPGAARHVARYLDLRLEQGPAARALLLPFAAALVREHPPEVRRVLAPVFAAPGTRVSRPLRQELLDTVLEAERDPEVLVDLLTAAADGCRTRHPLLTRDLVHRLGLLLGRTPQGAARFDLRIVELAGSRPDFIRLLRAWLAEGSTWDALIGPSARRSLDTVA from the coding sequence GTGGCGACACGCGGCGGCGAACGGGACGACGTACTGATCCGCGTCTGCGACCTGGCCGGACGGCCACGCGGCACGGGATTCCTCGCGCACGCCGACGGCACGATGATCACCAGCCACGAAGCGGTCGACGGGCTGGCCCGGCTGGTGCTGCACGCCCCCGGCGGGCAGGTGTGCCTGGTCGAGACGGGGGCGATCACCGCCCTGCCCGAGACCGGGCTCGCCCTGGTCGCCACCGAAGGGCTCGCCCTGCCGCCGCTGCCCATCGCACCCGGCGGCCCCGCCCACCCCGAGCGGCGGACCCGGCTGCGGCTGCCGCACCGCACCGAGGGCGTCGTCGTCGGCACGACCGCGGCCACGTACACCGCGACCGACCGCTTCCATCTGCTCGACGACGTGTACGAGCTCGCCCTCGACGGCGCCGACCTGAACCGGGTGGCGCCGCAGGCGTCCGGCGCGCCGCTGATCGACGCCGCTACCGGCGCCGTGCTCGCCGTGGTGGTGACAGCGGTCCAGACCGGCCACCGCGCCGGCGGGTTCGCCGTGCCGCTGCGCGCGCGGTGCGCGCCCGCGCCGCTGGCCGAGCTGCTTTCCCGCAACGCGGCGACCGTACCCGCGTACGGCCCGCATCTGAACCTCGCGGGCGCGCTCCAGCTGACCGGCGCGTCGGTCGCCGCCGCCCGGCCCGGTGCCTGGCGCGAGCCCGTCGACCGGCCCGAGGTCGCCGCCGCGCTGGGGGAGTTCCTGGCGATGCGCGGCGAGTCCGCGCCGCTCGCGCTCGGCCTGGTCGGAGAACCGGGCACCGGGCGCAGCACCGTACTCGCGCAGCTCGCCGCCGAGCGGGCCCGCGGCCCCCACCCCGCGCCCACGGTCTGGCTGCGCGGCGCCGAACTCCGCCCGGGCGACGGCGGTGTGCGCGACGCGGTGGAGCGCGCGCTGCGGAGCGCGGCGCGCGTCGTCGGCGCCGCCCCGGGGTACGGGGGCGCGGCGGCCGACCCGCTGGGCTCAGGGCCGGCCGACCCCACCGACGCCGTCGCCGCGCTCGCCAGGGCGGCGGGCCGCCCGCTGCTCGTGCTTCTCGACGCGCCGGAGGAGATGCCCCCGGTCCTCGCCCACGCGCTGGCCGACTGGTCGGCGGGCACCGCGCGCTGGCTGCGCGCGGACCGGGCCCGGTTGATCGTGGCGTGCCGCCCGGAGTTCTGGGAGCAGGCCGGGGCGCTGCTGCCGCGAGAACTGCTGCACGGCGCCCCCGCGGCCGGGCCACCGCCCGGGGCCCCGGTACGGCCGCTGCCGCCGTGCGTACGGCTCGGGGACCTGGGCGCGGGGCAGGCCGAGCGGGCGCGGGCCCGCTACGGGCTGCCCGAGGGTGCCTTGGCGGAGGCGGACGCCGCGCACCCGCTGGCCCTGCGGCTGCTCTCCGAGGTGCGGGCCGCGCAGCCCGGGGACGAACCCGGTGTGCCGCCCGACGGCGAGGACGGGCCCGGCGCCCCGCCGACGAGGGCGGCGCTCTTCTCGGCCCACCTCGACCTGATGTGCCTGCGGATCGCGGTCCGGCTGGCCGCCGGGTCCGAGCCGCCTCTGCGCGGCGCCGCCGTGCGGCGGCTGGCGGCGCGGGTGGCCGGGCAGGCGCACGAAGCGGCCCGGCGCTGCCTGGGACCCGGGCAGGGGGAGCTGGACCGGGAGACGTTCGAGGAGCTGTTCCCGTGGCGTACGGGGTGGGCGTCGGCGGTGCTCACCGAAGGACTGCTGGTCCCGGCCGGCGCGGGGTACCGCTTCGCGCACGAGGAGCAGGGGGACTGGCTCCAGGCGCTCCACCTCGACCTGGAGACGGCGCTCGGCGCGCTGGTCCACCGCTGGTTCGCGCCCCCGGCGCCCTGCCCGGAGGCCCCGGTCCGATTGCCGTCCCGTCCCGGAGCCCGCGCCGTCGCCTGGGCCGGCCGGCCTCCGCCGGTGCCTCCCGCCCCACCGGTCGCGCCCCCGGCGTCCCCGCGCTCGCTGCCCGTACCCCGTCACCGGGCGGGGCCCGTGCTCCAGGCGCTGCTGCTGGCGCCGCCGCCCGTCCTGGCCACGCATCTGCACGCCCTGGTCGGCGCCCTGGACCGGGCGGCCCCGGCCCCGACCCGCTGGGTGCCGCGCCCGGCCCTGGAATCCACGCAGCCATCGGGCGCGGAGGGCGCCGACACCGTCCCGGCCCGACGGGTGCGGCCGCAGCCGCCGCACGGCCTGGTCCGGGTCGAGCCGCCGGGGTTCGCGGCCAGGCGGCGGGAGGCCGGCTGGTGGGCCGCCCACCTCGTACGGGAGGCGCTGCTGCGTGTACCGGACGCAGGGCCGTACCGCGAAGTTCTGCGTGCGCTGGCCGGACGGATCGTCGTACGGGCCGTCGCGGCGGGCGGGTTCGCGGCCGAACGACTGGAAGGGCTCGGGGAGTTCGGGCCGTGGTTCTGGCGGCAGGTGCCGCTGCCCGTGGGGGAGAGGCTCGAACTGCTGCGGATGCTGCTGCCCGCGGACGGCCCGCCGGGACCGGGCGAACGGTTCCTGGCCGTGGCCGCGGAGCTGCTGCGCGAGCAGCCGGCGGCGGCGCTGCCCGTCGTGTGCGGATGGTTCGGCGACGACCGGCCGCTGCGGGCGCGGCTGCCCGGCCCGGACGCGCCCCGGCTCACCGTCGCCTCGGCCGCGCAGGCGCTGCTGCACACCCACCGAGGGCTCGCCGTGGACGACCTCACCGAGGCGCTGGTGACCGCGGGGCACCCTGCGGCCGACGAACTGCTCGCGGCCCTCGCCGAGGACGAGCCGTCGGCCGTCTGCCGGGCCGTCGACCGCTGGGCGCACGACCCGCGCCCGGAGCGCCATGTCGCGGCGGCGGCGTACGGCCGGCGCACGGCTCCCTTCGTACGGTCCGCGGCCGACCGCGAACTGCTGCGCTACGCCGCCCTCGCGCTGCTCGCCCGGCCGGAGGACCGCGCGCTGCACGGCGCCGCGCTCGGCCTCCTGGTCCGCGACCCGGCGACCCGGGACCGTCATCTGCCGACCGCCCTGCGGCACTTCGCGTCCGGCGACCGCCAACTGCCGCCGAGCGCGGTCGCCTCGGCGCTCGTCACGCACCCCGAGCCGGTGCTCGCCGCCTTCCAGGCCAGGCTGCGGGCCGTGCGCGAGAGCGCGGACGGCGGCGCGGAGACCGCCGAGATCATGCGGGAGCTGGCCGCCGTCACCGGCCACGGCCCGGCCCGCCGGGTCACCGACCTGGTCCAGGACTATCTGCGGCACCGGCCCGGGGCCGCGCGGCACGTGGCCCGCTATCTGGATCTGCGGCTGGAGCAGGGCCCGGCGGCGCGGGCGCTGCTGCTGCCGTTCGCCGCCGCCCTGGTCCGCGAGCACCCGCCCGAGGTGCGGCGGGTGCTCGCCCCGGTGTTCGCCGCGCCCGGCACACGAGTGTCGCGGCCGCTGCGGCAGGAGCTGCTGGACACGGTGCTGGAGGCGGAACGCGACCCCGAGGTGCTGGTCGACCTGCTCACTGCGGCCGCCGACGGCTGCCGCACCCGCCATCCCCTGCTCACCCGCGACCTCGTCCACCGGCTCGGCCTGCTGCTGGGCCGCACTCCGCAGGGCGCCGCCCGCTTCGACCTGCGGATCGTCGAACTCGCGGGCAGCCGCCCTGACTTCATCCGGCTGCTGCGCGCGTGGCTGGCCGAGGGCTCCACCTGGGACGCGCTGATCGGGCCGAGCGCGCGGCGCAGCCTCGACACGGTGGCCTGA
- a CDS encoding bifunctional riboflavin kinase/FAD synthetase has product MQRWRGLEDVPGDWGRSVVTIGSYDGVHRGHQLIIGRAVRRAREQGLPSVVVTFDPHPSEVVRPGTHPPLLSAHHRRAELVAGLGVDALLILPFTSEFSKLPASEFVRTVLVDGLHAKYVVEGPNFRFGHRAAGDVDVLSALGLKYDYELEVVDLFVRGEAGGGEPFSSTLTRRLVAEGDVEGAAEVLGRPHRVEGVVVRGAQRGRELGYPTANVETLPHTAIPADGVYAGWLHVDGEAMPAAISVGTNPTFDGTARTVEAYAIDRIGLDLYGLHVAVDFVTYLRGMEKFDTIDALLERMADDVKRAREIVRPADADADTGAGADSGAGAGVGSGAGSVEPAAAESSGQE; this is encoded by the coding sequence GTGCAGCGCTGGCGGGGCTTGGAGGACGTTCCCGGTGACTGGGGTCGCAGCGTCGTCACCATCGGGTCGTACGACGGTGTGCACCGCGGTCACCAGCTGATCATCGGCCGGGCGGTGCGGCGCGCCAGGGAACAGGGACTGCCCTCGGTCGTGGTGACCTTCGACCCGCACCCGAGCGAGGTCGTACGGCCCGGCACCCATCCTCCGCTGCTGTCGGCGCACCACCGCCGCGCCGAACTCGTCGCGGGCCTGGGTGTGGACGCGCTGCTCATCCTGCCGTTCACCAGCGAGTTCTCCAAGCTCCCGGCGAGCGAGTTCGTACGGACGGTGCTGGTGGACGGTCTGCACGCCAAGTACGTGGTCGAGGGTCCCAACTTCCGCTTCGGCCACCGGGCCGCGGGCGACGTGGACGTGCTGTCCGCGCTCGGCCTCAAGTACGACTACGAGCTGGAGGTCGTCGACTTGTTCGTGCGCGGCGAGGCGGGCGGCGGCGAGCCCTTCTCCTCCACCCTGACCCGGCGACTGGTCGCCGAGGGCGATGTGGAGGGCGCGGCGGAGGTGCTGGGCCGCCCGCACCGGGTCGAGGGCGTCGTGGTCCGGGGCGCCCAGCGCGGGCGCGAACTAGGCTACCCCACGGCCAATGTGGAGACGCTGCCGCACACCGCGATCCCCGCCGACGGTGTCTACGCGGGCTGGCTGCACGTGGACGGCGAGGCGATGCCCGCGGCGATCTCGGTCGGCACCAACCCGACGTTCGACGGCACCGCCCGCACGGTCGAGGCGTACGCGATCGACCGGATCGGCCTCGATCTGTACGGCCTGCACGTCGCGGTCGACTTCGTCACCTATCTGCGCGGGATGGAGAAGTTCGACACGATCGACGCGCTGCTGGAACGCATGGCGGACGACGTGAAGCGGGCGCGTGAAATCGTCCGACCGGCGGATGCGGATGCGGATACGGGCGCGGGCGCTGACTCGGGGGCGGGCGCGGGTGTCGGCAGTGGTGCCGGCTCGGTGGAGCCCGCCGCCGCCGAGTCCTCCGGGCAGGAGTAA
- a CDS encoding DinB family protein: MIEQAQQGIAATARTVQLSPRWEEDDSRPALPTTGGEREILTAFLDWHRATFELKCRGVAAERLSDRAIPPSGLSLHGLVRHLAGVERWWVRMQFAAEDLPMLHYSDDDPDQDFDRLDGPVEAAFAVWRAERDRARIIIAEAPSLDTTFRSLSTGKETSLRFLLVHLIAEYARHNGHADLLRERIDGMTGV, translated from the coding sequence ATGATCGAGCAGGCACAGCAGGGAATCGCAGCGACCGCGCGGACCGTTCAGCTCTCGCCCAGGTGGGAGGAGGACGATTCGCGGCCCGCGCTGCCCACGACCGGCGGCGAGCGGGAGATACTCACCGCCTTCCTCGACTGGCACCGGGCGACCTTCGAGCTGAAGTGCCGCGGGGTGGCCGCCGAACGGCTCTCGGACCGGGCGATCCCGCCGTCCGGGCTGAGTCTGCACGGCCTGGTACGGCATCTCGCCGGGGTCGAGCGCTGGTGGGTGCGGATGCAGTTCGCCGCCGAGGACCTGCCGATGCTGCACTACTCCGACGACGACCCCGACCAGGACTTCGACCGCCTCGACGGCCCGGTGGAGGCGGCCTTCGCGGTGTGGCGGGCCGAGCGCGACCGGGCCAGGATCATCATCGCCGAGGCGCCCTCGCTGGACACGACCTTCCGCTCGCTGTCCACCGGCAAGGAGACGTCGCTGCGGTTCCTGCTGGTCCACCTGATAGCCGAGTACGCGCGGCACAACGGCCACGCGGACCTGCTGCGGGAGCGGATCGACGGGATGACGGGGGTCTGA